The Streptomyces capitiformicae genome contains the following window.
TCGGTCCACCGTTTCATCAAGAGTGAAATGCTCACTCCATGCTAACCGGCGTCTTGGACGATCGACCAACTATGATTCGGTCGTCAGGTGACCCGATACGGTGGCGATGTCTCGCTGACTGGCCCCACGGGCTCGGTCTCCCGCCGTCGAGGGGGCGGCGGGTCTCTTGAAGGTGGTTCGAAGGAATTTCCCACCAAGCTCCGCAGGATCCGGAGCGGCCTGGCACCCCGGTTTCTCCGCGGCGCCGTATGCAGATCCGGCTGCGAGCCGGGTGACGGCCCGCCCAGCCGACGGAGTATCGGCACAGTCCCGGAGCCGAACACCCCGGCCGGACCGGAGGGCACCGGGAGGGGAATCCGTCTGTGCGGCGAGTGCAAAGGAGTGCCCGGCGGCGGCACATGACCTCACCAGGCCACCGCCGGGCTCCTATGCCGCGCCGGTCCCGCCCCAACGGTCCCGGCGCGGTCCGGGGCCACGAGCCGCTCAGCCGCGGCCCCGGGGCAACAGGGGCTGAGACGCGCGCCGAATCCGGACCTTGAGGAGGCGTCGGCGCGCGGCTTGGTCCGCCATCGCCGACCCGCCTGACACCATCCGGGCACTCGCCGGGGAGGGGACGGGCACAGGCTCATTCCTCTCCTGCGGCTCATCCGTGTAGCCATCGGACGGCGGTGAGCACTGGGTACGTGGAGCTCTGGGCACCACCGACCCTGTGCTCCGATCGTCCGGGCCCCCGCTCAGCACGTAGGGCAGACGCTCACGGGGTGAGCACGAACCGGATCGGGTCGCCGATCTTCTTCTCCAGCCGGCTGACGGCGTCGGCGGCTTCGGCCAGCGGGATGTGGGCGGTGATGGAGGGGGCCAGGTCGAGCCGGCCGGTGGAAGCCAGGCCGATGAGCTGGGTCACGTGTTCAGGTCCGGAGCCGTAGTGGCCACGGATCTGGTTGCCGCGGAAGCAGAACTCTGTGCTGTCGGTGACGGTGAGGGGCTTGGGGGTGAGTCCAGCCAGTACCAGCACCCCGCCGGGGCCCAGGACGGCCGCGGCCTGCTCACGGACCACGGGGACTCCGGCGAAGTCGAAGGCGGCGTCCAGGCCACGGCCACCAGTGGCGAGGTCCACGGCAGCGGCGAAGTCCGCCGCGGCAGGGTCGAGCGCGAAGTCGGCGCCGAAGGCGAGGGCGCGCTCGCGGGCCTTCGGCAGCGGGTCGATGGCGATGACGGGGGTCGCCCCGGCCAGGCGGGCGAGCCGGATGCCGTGCGCGCCCAGGCCGCCCGCACCCCAGATGCCGACGGCCTGCGCCGGGCGGACAGCACCCGTCTCGACAATCGCGGCGTAGGGGGTGGAGACCGCGTCGGGGATGATCGCGGCCTGGTCGAACGGCAAGTGGTCGGGGATCGGGGCGAGCGTGTCCTCGCGGGCGATCGCGTACTCGGCCCAGCCGCCGTCGTAGTCGACTCCGCGGGTCAGCGGCATCCGGCACGATGAGCGCCGCATGCAGTCGTCGCACTGGCCGCACGCCTGCCCAGCCTGCAGGGCGACACGCATGCCGGGGGCCCAATCCCCCATCAGGTCCGGGCCGAGGGTGTGGACAACGCCCGCGACCTCGTGCCCGAGGGTGACCGCACGCGAGCGGACCACCTCGTCGACAGGGAAGGACGAGCTGAGGCTGCCGTCGATCAAGTGGACGTCGGACAAACAGACTCCGGCGGCCCTGACTTCGACCAGCACCTCTCCAGGGCCGGGAACGGGGATGGCCACCTCCTCCACTGCAAACGTCTGAGTGTCCAGGTGGAGACGTCCGGCGAGCATGGTGGGCATGGTGTGACCTCGATTTCTTGGATGTCGATGGGCAGGGCCGCGAGGTCGCCATGACCCCGGTAACGCACTGGGGAAGGCAGGCCTTGGTGATCACGGGTCTGCCTTTGTGCCCGCAGGACGCGGCGGCATGAAGCCAACATACAGCCGACATTGTCAATCGACAATGTCCTTTGATTGAGTTGGTCGACTCGCTTGCGTGAACGCTTCCCCTTCCAGGCAGGCCGGAGCGTCACCGGCGAGCCGCCGGACGTCGGCGTCCAGCGAGGCGACCACCTGCGTCCGCGCCTCCCCGATACCGGGGAGGCCGATCGGCTCTCGCACCGACGGCCCTGTCGGCGCACGCCTGCCCTCGGGCGCGACAGGGCCCCGTACCGTCCCGGGGGGTTGGCCGGCTGTCCTGCCTCACCGCCTCACCGCCTCACCGCCTGGGTCACCACACCCACCTGCACCGAAAGTGGGCGCCAGCCACCTGACTCGTGCTGCTTGCTGCCGGCATCACCGGCCGAGCGGATATGCCCCGGACGCCGGCGGGCCAGCTTCCGCCGGCGGGGACACCGGCACCACATACTCGGTGCCCGTCGAACTGGTCGTGGCCTGCAGGCGGCCGTTCAGCGGCATGACCCATCGCGATCGTCAGTACGGGTTCAGGGCGAGTGGGACCGCACGACACCCGCCCGCGGCGGCGTTCAGCCTGCGACCGCCGTGCCCCACCCACTTCGCCGGCGTGCCGGCCGCTCGCACTCAGGCGGCTGCCGCGCTGGGGGCCGGCGGAATCCTGGTTCTCGCAGGGCTCGCTCCGGAGTCGATCGTCGTCCATGGCAGCACCGGGTTCAGTTTCCGGGGCAACCAGATCCGCGGCCACCACGGCTCCGGGTTCGAGCACGTGGAACAGCTCATCGGCCTGGCCTGCGCCGGACGGATCGATCTGGCCCCGTCCGTCGCTGCGCACATCCCGCCGGCCGAGGCCGTCGACGCCGTCACCCGGCTGGAGAAGAGGATCGGCGGCCCGATCCGGTCTGTGCTCACCTCCTGATGCCCGCTGACGCCGGCCCAGGGCCGCGGCTCGATCGAACGGGTCCGGACATCGACGTGGTCCGGCAAAGGTCTGAGAAGGCCCTCCGGCGACGGCGGAGTCGTGGGAGGGGCTTCGTGCCCTGTGGCGGGCCGGTGGGGGGAGCGGTGTTTCCCCCGGCCTTGGTCCGGCCTGACGTCTCACGTCCTTCGAACGTTCCCTCAGTCGACTGTGTCACTCGTCACAATCGAGCGACATTGTCGAGTGACAATGTCGTGTGTATGGTTCTGGCCAGCGACAGCCTGCGCACTCGAATCCCTTGGGCAACTGGTCGGCCGGCAGCCTGCGGGGCAGAAGGCGGACCGTCGGAGCCGCGGGCCCCTGCCAGTTGACAACAAGCCCCCGGAGTACCTTGGTGCCGAGGGCTTTTCTGCCACTGGACTTGCTGGAACACCGCCACGTTCTTATGAGCTGGGCGAGGCAGACGAAATTGGTGTGTTTGCCGACCAGAAATCCGAAGTCTCGCTAGGGAGTGGCGGCTCGCTTCCGTCATATTCTGGAACGCCGGAAACTGGCTGCGGTGGTGCTACCGCGGATTTTTTGACACAGGGGGTTGTGACCTGAAAGTGGGCCTGGCCTTGATAGCCGAATAGCAATTGGATCTGAAACTGATCCGTAGTCAGGAAGTGCGTTGACGGATTCTTGCTGCCATTACTCGAGACGCGATGGGTAAATCCTTTCTTTTTCCAGTAGCGTTCCACGACGCCAAAAAAACTACCCCTTCGTTCTGGGGAGATAATAGTGGTCACCGAGACTCTGCGTGATACTGAGCACGTCAGGTCTGTGGAGATCCCGTGCACCCATTTCACTTGAGGCTTGATTGCCGTCATCGTTTCGGTCAGGATGCTGTCTGCTCTTTCAGCTGCTTGTTGCATTGTCATGTCGGACATGTTTTTACCTTCGCTGCCGTTATCTCCCAGCACGCCGCAGCCCGTAGCGAGCGCGATGACCATTACAGTCAATCCGGCGCGTACTTTCATCGATGATCCTCCCGGATGACTTCGTCTCCATTTCCGGCGACAATTTTAGCGATGTTTTCAGCAGACGTGAGATCTATTTCTGGGTCGAAATAATTGGAGTGGGCGTCGAAAGCGTGAGGGATAGGGAACGGTCCATCGTCTGTTCGCATACGAATGGCGCCGAACTCTTCGTTCACAGGGTCGGTGCCAAACCAGTTGTCGTCATCGCCTGGGTCGCCCAGGTCCGAGCCCACGGCAAGGCCCACGCCCGCGCCGACTGGCCCACCGACAGCGAAGCCTGCGGCTGCCCCAATAGCTCCACCAGCAACCGAACCGCCGGACGGCGCGTGTGTGACGAGGTCATTGCCGGCTGCTCCGACGAAGACATGCTCCTTGCTGACACCAAGGTCTTCGGCGCGGTCCACGCCCACACCCGGGCTGCCGAGCAGGATGTAGTCATCGACGTCAGGCATGCCGCCTGGTTGCTGGCTGGCGGTACCCACGGTCAGAGAACCGTATGAGTGGCCGATGGCGGTCACGTGGGGGTCGGCATTTTCATTCGCCGCTGCGATTCCACTCATGAAATTCTGGTACGCGGGTGCACCTCTTTCGGCGTCGTCAGTGAATCCTACATCGGCACCCAATGGCGCGTCATACCCGAGCCAAACGATTGAAGCGCTTGAAGGATCGATTCTTCGAGCTCCAATGGCAGTGTCTCGTGCGCGCTTCAATGTGCCGTCGGCGAACTCTCCATCAAGTTTCGTGCTCAAGCCGGGTACGTAGGCGGATACGTTCCTTGATGTGTCAGGGTTTCCGTATGAAACGATCGCTCTTCCCTGTCCTTCATCTCCGATACCGAGGAGGAACATGGGTGGGTTGCTTCCCGCCAGGAGTTGATCGTTAATTTTACGGAGACCTGCGAGCTTTGTCTGAGCATCCTCACTGCCCTGGGCTTCCAATTTTCCCATGAGCTGCGGCAGGTAAGTGCGATTGGCCTCATCGCGGGCCACTGCCGGGATGCCGTCCATGTTGCCGATGGTGTCTGGATAGATTGCCATATAGGCGATGCGGTCCTCTTCGCTGAGGCCGTCCCACCACTCCTTCCGTTCTGCTGCCGACTTGTCCGTGGGAATATCGTCTTTGAGAACGTCGTCGACAGCTCCGTGAACGGCAGAGGCATCGGCGCTCACATCTGCCCACGTCGCGTCGGTAACCTCGAGGCCTTCTGCGGCCTTCAGTTTGCTGACTGCCGCAGAGTATTGCTCGTCAATGGAGTTCGCTTCACTCAGCGCAGTAGCGATCCTGTTGGCGATCCCTTGCGCGAGTGTTGCGTTCGGATTCATGGTGGCTGCGGCTACCGTGGTGCGAAGAGTTCGGGAGAAGAAGTCGTCAGCCCCCGAAACTGTGTCTCCGGGGAGTTCCGTATCGCTGGATTTCGCTGCCGGGTAGCGTACCGAGCCATCGTCGAACACCTCGAAATTCATACTCTCGGCCTCTGCGAGAGCGTCGAGCAGTCGGCGCTGTGGAGCCGCCAATTCTTCGGCGAGTCCGTGCAGAGCGGCGCTCACCAGGCCGCACTCCGTATGAATGTATTGATAGTTCCGTGAGAGTGTTCCCAGGCGTATGACAGCCGCCACCGCTGACATGCTCTCTTGCGTATCGGTCAGGGTTGCGACGATCTCGTTGTTGACCCGGTCGCGAGAGGAGTAGGCCTTCTTGCTGATCTCTGACCAGCCTCGGGCAGCGTCGACCAGTTCCGTCAGTTTGAGGTCCTTTAGTTCCTGTAGAGAGATCAAGGTGGTTACTTCCCGCCGGGGAATCGTGATGCCGACATGCGTTCACTGGCGATGGCTGATGTGAGGGCAGCCTCGTTCTCTCCCTGGTCCCGGGCTACCTGGCGCATCGGCGAATCCAGATTCTCACACTCGTCCCGGACCGCCTTCAGGCGGCGATGCCATGAGTCCCGTACGGCATCCATGGCCAACACTGTTGCCAGCGCTTTGGTGCTCGGGGAAAAAGTGCTGTCCTCGTCGCTGAGCTGTGTCACGCCGGAAGCCGTGGTCGCGCGCAATTCAGTGAGGACCCTGGCACCTTTGAGCCATGGAAAGTCGATGTAGACCATGCGTCCACCGGCCTCTCCTTGCCCCGAGTCGGCGGCAGCGGACGTAGTGCTGTTGGTCGTGGCCTGGTTGCGGGCTGACGACCACTGTTCTTCGAAGGACACAGAGACCTCTTTGGTGACAACAGTTGCCTATTTGACCGGGCGGTTCGATGGCTGCTCCGACAGAGCAGTTCAAGAAGACGGGCCGGGCCCAGGAGGTGGCGGCGAATAAGGGGAGTTCGAGGGCGCCTGAGGCGGGCCATAGGTCCCGTAGGTGTGGGGAGGCTGTGAAGTGGGAGGCGCGTACCCAGGAGGGATCGTCGAGATCGACGGAATCGTGGATCGTCGCCGGCGCGCGAGGATCATCGGGACGACAATCGCCGCGCCGAGCAGTGCTGCTGCTCCGATGCCCAGGCTGATCCAAAGGACTGCGTTGTCATCGTCCGAGGGCGAGGCACTGGTGGTCGACTCGTCCGCGTCCGCATTCTCGTCGCCGGAGGAGCCGCTGGACTTCGAAGCCCCAGGAGACGGAGAGGCTGACTCCGCGGCCGCAGCGAGGTCGGGCAGCGGATACTCGTCCGCAGGTCCCGGGTCGCCAGGGTTCTGCAGCGCGATACGCGGACGGACAATGCCGTAACCGATGGCGTTGTTCCAGGTCCACTTCTTCTCGTTGCCCTTCATCGAGTTGATCAGGACACGCAGAACCTGGTTGTTCGTCCACGTGGGGTGCTTCGACCAGATGAGGGCGGCGGAGGCGGAGGCGATCGCGGTGGCGTCGCTGGTTCCGTCGGAGTTACAGACTTGAGTGCCACCAGGACACGCGTGGACCATATTTTCACCGGGGGCGGCGATATCTACTTGCTTTCCCCACTGGGAGAAGGAGCTTCGTTCGATGTCCTCGTTGATCGCTCCGACGCCGATGACGCCAGGTGTGGCTGCTGGATACATGGGTAGGTTGTCTTTGTCGCCGCGGTTGCCGACACCGGCGAAGATCAATTTACCTTTAGCGAGGGCGTACTTCACGGCTGCAGCAAGTTCCGGGGTTCCGACGTTCTGCATTCCTGGAGTGTTTTCACTGGCCATGGAAATGTTGATGATCTGAGCTCTGGAGTCCGCCGCGAATCGGATCGCCTCCGTCATCTTTCTGGAATACTCGGCTCCTGTATCCACCTTTCCGTAGTCTTCGGTGGCGTACCTCATGCGGATGGGGAGGATCTTCACCCCTGGCGCGAGGCCATAGGAGCCGTTGAGTTCCCCGCGCGCGCCAGTTGCCGCGATGAGAGCGGCCACGCCGGTCCCATGCCCTTCAAGGTCGGTTTTTTCGTCTCCGGACTGCTTCGAGTAGTCCTTACCTTCAAGGACTTGGCCTTTGAGATCGGCCAAACTGTCATCTACTCCGGAGTCGATGACAGCAACGGTTATGCCACGCCCGGTGCTGATCTTCCACATCTCGTCAGCCTGCATGGCATCGAGGTGCCATTGCCGGGAGCGAATCGAGTCGGCATGCGCAGGAGTTGGGGTGATGCCCACCAGCAGCAGTCCGAGGGCACCTGCGACTACCGACGCGGGTCGCGCTATTTGCTTACTACTGGTTCGCATGTGCCTTCCAGGGGCGGGTCGCAACCGAATGAGGAGTCAGTCGACAACTGGTGGCAGCGGGCGACGATTGCCACGCTGCCAGGTCTCCTCGTCTTCGGTCAGATAGTCGGGTCGATCGCCTTGACGGGGGTCGCGTCGTGTTGATGACGAACTGGCCATGTGTGCAGTTATGCCGTCGCGGCGCTGCGTTGAGCTCTGTGCGGGCGCGGATCCACCAGCATGCCGAGTGAGACCCGATCCTCCTGGGGTGAAAGGACGGGATCCGCCATTGCCAGGCTGGTTCGGACGGTTGCCGAACACTCCGCCAGCCTCAGAAGCCAGACGTCGGCCGACGGATGCACCATTGCTGTGCCCAGCACCTGAATTGCCTCCAAAGGGCATGCCGGGAGTGATACCACGCCCCATCGCCGTACGTCCCTGCGCGCCTTCGCCGATGACGGTCCCCCTCGGAAGGGCCCCAGTCGGACGGCCTGAGGTCGGGGGCACAGGGCGTCCCCCTACGATTCCGGTCTCGCGCGGCATGCGAGCACTGCCGTTGGCCACGCCCTGGCCAGGCAGGAATGGTGCCCGAGTGGCCGACGGAACGCGGCCGGGGGCAGTCGGACTAGTGCTGCTTCTGGTGCCGTCGAAGGGCGGGATACCGACCGGTTGCGACGGAAGACGTGGGTCGGGACGCTCTGAGCCGCCGGGAACAACCGAAGGCTGAGTGAGGTCTGGTCCCGAAGATTTCGGGAGGGTGTTCAGGCCGTCAAGACCCATGTTGACTGGCTCGGGACGAGAAATCCGCTCCTTGCCCGGCTCAGTTGGGGTCGACTGCGAAGTGGAGTCGCGTTCGCGACCGTTGAGACCAGAAGTGGTGGACGAACCTGTCCCGTTGCCACTTCCACCGGACGGAGAAGTGATCGATTCGTAATTACGATCGTCGTCCACCCACTGGCCACGGTTCATGCTCTTTGCCGGCGGCACAAACGTAGGCGGCTCCACAGAATTAACCTGCGCAGCCGACTGCTGGTAAGTCTGCGCCAGCTTCCGCATCTGTTGCGCCGCCTCGTACCGGGCCGCGTCGATTCGCCACTGTGCCGCCGTCGCGTCGGACTGGGCGGTCTGGGCCAGTTTTCGGGCGTCGGGGTCGTTGCGGGCGCCCGGCTCCTTGGTTGCGGCCAGGGACTTCTCCGCGGTGCGCAGGTCCGCCTGCGCGGCCGTGGTCTCGGAGGTGGCCGGCATGACCGCCTTCGCCTCCGCGATGGCCTGGGACACGATGCCCATCCAACGGGACGCCACCTCGGCGTACTCGCCGAGGTGGAGCGTGGCGCTCGCAGTCTGCCCGCCCCACTCGCGGAAGGTGTCGCCGGCCTCGCCCTGCCACTCCAGGCCCTTGACGTACGTCATGAGGTCGTCGCCGATCTTGGTGATCGTCGAGGCGGCCTTGGAGAGCTTCGCGGCGAGGTCGTAGGCGCCCTCTGCGTTGGCGGAGTCCAGCATCGCCGCGAGCTGAGCGTGGGTCATGGACTCGAAGTCGGTGTGCTGGGGCGTGGGTTGCTTTCGCTGGGGCTGCTCGCTCATTACAGGCCCTTCTCCGCTTCGGTGACCTCCGCGATCGGCTCGTCCTGTTGCTGCTGTGCCTGCTGTCGGGCATACGGGTCACGGTCGACGTCGTAGTACTTGTCGACCTCCGCGTTGACCTCCCGCATCCGCGCCTTGATGTCCTCGTCCAGGTTCTCGAAGCCCACCCGTGACGCGTGCACGGCCAGTCCCACCCCTTCGATCTGTGCGCTGAGCGCCTTCGAGAGGTTCTCCAACTCGTCGTGGACGATGGCGTACGACTCGTAGAGGAACTGTGCTTCCTTGAAGTCGGCAGATCCGAGCTGGGCGCGGGAGAGACGGTCCTGGCCGACCTTGTCGGGGGAAGCCTCGGACTTGCCCAGCTCGATCAGCAGGTTGTCGACGCGCTTCTTGAAGTTCTTCATGGCGTCGTGCTGGATGTCCAGCGCCATCTGAGGGTTCACGCCGTACAGGCTGTCGAAGGACTTGCCGGTGTCCGGCGCGTCCCCGCCCCTGCCCTCGCCCCCGTCCGAACTCATGTCGGCCGCCTCCCCGTTCTCCCCGTTCACCCAAGTCAACCAAGGCCTGTTTCAACGCTGTTCATCACTCTAATGGCGTTGCGGAAGCAAGCCCACCTGGATAAGTGGGGCTCCGCGCTTCCGTGACACGAATGTGCCCCGCCCCGGAGGCATGGGCCGCGCCCGGACGTTGCCGAGGATGTCGCCCTCCATGGGGTCGCCGGACAGGACGACTCCCTGCGCGCCGAGCTCCTTCACTCGCTGCATGAACGACTCGTACATGGAACGCGAGGCCCCCGCCGCGTTACGGGCGATGATGAACTTCACGCCCACGTCACGGGCGAAGGGCAGATGCTCGACGAGGGCCGACAGCGGGTTCCCGGAGTTCGTGGCGACCAGCTCGTAGTCGTCGACGATGACGAACAGCTGCGGTCCGCTCCACCAGCTGCGGTCGCGCAGCTGCTGCGGCGTGATGTCGGGCTTGGGCGCGCGCATCTCCATGAACTGCCGTATGGCGTCCATGTGGACGTCCATCGCGGATGCCATCGGTGCGTACTCGAGCAAATGGTCCTCGGAGACCGCCTCCAGCATCGTCCTGCGGTAGTCGCCGACGACGATCCGGGCTTCCGAGGGGGTGTAGCGCTCGGCGATCTGCTTCGCGATCAGGCGCAGCAGGTTCGT
Protein-coding sequences here:
- a CDS encoding zinc-binding dehydrogenase — encoded protein: MPTMLAGRLHLDTQTFAVEEVAIPVPGPGEVLVEVRAAGVCLSDVHLIDGSLSSSFPVDEVVRSRAVTLGHEVAGVVHTLGPDLMGDWAPGMRVALQAGQACGQCDDCMRRSSCRMPLTRGVDYDGGWAEYAIAREDTLAPIPDHLPFDQAAIIPDAVSTPYAAIVETGAVRPAQAVGIWGAGGLGAHGIRLARLAGATPVIAIDPLPKARERALAFGADFALDPAAADFAAAVDLATGGRGLDAAFDFAGVPVVREQAAAVLGPGGVLVLAGLTPKPLTVTDSTEFCFRGNQIRGHYGSGPEHVTQLIGLASTGRLDLAPSITAHIPLAEAADAVSRLEKKIGDPIRFVLTP
- a CDS encoding alpha/beta hydrolase, which produces MISLQELKDLKLTELVDAARGWSEISKKAYSSRDRVNNEIVATLTDTQESMSAVAAVIRLGTLSRNYQYIHTECGLVSAALHGLAEELAAPQRRLLDALAEAESMNFEVFDDGSVRYPAAKSSDTELPGDTVSGADDFFSRTLRTTVAAATMNPNATLAQGIANRIATALSEANSIDEQYSAAVSKLKAAEGLEVTDATWADVSADASAVHGAVDDVLKDDIPTDKSAAERKEWWDGLSEEDRIAYMAIYPDTIGNMDGIPAVARDEANRTYLPQLMGKLEAQGSEDAQTKLAGLRKINDQLLAGSNPPMFLLGIGDEGQGRAIVSYGNPDTSRNVSAYVPGLSTKLDGEFADGTLKRARDTAIGARRIDPSSASIVWLGYDAPLGADVGFTDDAERGAPAYQNFMSGIAAANENADPHVTAIGHSYGSLTVGTASQQPGGMPDVDDYILLGSPGVGVDRAEDLGVSKEHVFVGAAGNDLVTHAPSGGSVAGGAIGAAAGFAVGGPVGAGVGLAVGSDLGDPGDDDNWFGTDPVNEEFGAIRMRTDDGPFPIPHAFDAHSNYFDPEIDLTSAENIAKIVAGNGDEVIREDHR
- the mycP gene encoding type VII secretion-associated serine protease mycosin, whose amino-acid sequence is MGITPTPAHADSIRSRQWHLDAMQADEMWKISTGRGITVAVIDSGVDDSLADLKGQVLEGKDYSKQSGDEKTDLEGHGTGVAALIAATGARGELNGSYGLAPGVKILPIRMRYATEDYGKVDTGAEYSRKMTEAIRFAADSRAQIINISMASENTPGMQNVGTPELAAAVKYALAKGKLIFAGVGNRGDKDNLPMYPAATPGVIGVGAINEDIERSSFSQWGKQVDIAAPGENMVHACPGGTQVCNSDGTSDATAIASASAALIWSKHPTWTNNQVLRVLINSMKGNEKKWTWNNAIGYGIVRPRIALQNPGDPGPADEYPLPDLAAAAESASPSPGASKSSGSSGDENADADESTTSASPSDDDNAVLWISLGIGAAALLGAAIVVPMILARRRRSTIPSISTIPPGYAPPTSQPPHTYGTYGPPQAPSNSPYSPPPPGPGPSS
- a CDS encoding WXG100 family type VII secretion target, encoding MSEQPQRKQPTPQHTDFESMTHAQLAAMLDSANAEGAYDLAAKLSKAASTITKIGDDLMTYVKGLEWQGEAGDTFREWGGQTASATLHLGEYAEVASRWMGIVSQAIAEAKAVMPATSETTAAQADLRTAEKSLAATKEPGARNDPDARKLAQTAQSDATAAQWRIDAARYEAAQQMRKLAQTYQQSAAQVNSVEPPTFVPPAKSMNRGQWVDDDRNYESITSPSGGSGNGTGSSTTSGLNGRERDSTSQSTPTEPGKERISRPEPVNMGLDGLNTLPKSSGPDLTQPSVVPGGSERPDPRLPSQPVGIPPFDGTRSSTSPTAPGRVPSATRAPFLPGQGVANGSARMPRETGIVGGRPVPPTSGRPTGALPRGTVIGEGAQGRTAMGRGITPGMPFGGNSGAGHSNGASVGRRLASEAGGVFGNRPNQPGNGGSRPFTPGGSGLTRHAGGSAPAQSSTQRRDGITAHMASSSSTRRDPRQGDRPDYLTEDEETWQRGNRRPLPPVVD